The Stigmatella ashevillena genomic sequence CGCCAGAACCGCGGACAGGGCGCCCACCCGTTCACTCAAGGTCTGCCAGGGAATGTCGGCGAGACGGCCCGTGCGCCGCAGGGACGCGAGCTCATTCGCCATCTCGCGCAGCAGTGCATCCGGCGGGTTGATGCTGGCCCGGACGCGCCCGGCCTCTTCTGGCGAGAGGAAGCGGGCGAGGTTCTCGCGGTCATCGTGTCCTCGCAGGTAGCCGGCAAAGGCATACGCAAAGGCAATGCCGCGATGAATGAGCCGCCGCGCCTCCTGGCGCCCCTGTACCGGGACACCGGGCACCGCGCCATCATCAAGCAAGGCCACCGTCTCGCGGGCCAGGGAGCGCAGTTCGATGATGAGGGCCCCCCAGTGCTTCCGGGCCTCCCACCAACGGTCGTAGCTGGCGTTGTTGCGAAAGCCGAGGAAGATCGAGAGCGCGAGCCCCAGCAGGGACATCGGCACCGCCGTGCTGGGGGGAAGGTGGATGCCCAGATTCCTCGGTCCCCAAACCGCGAGACAGGAGAGCCCAGACACCCCCAGCACCTGCGGCAAGACCCGGGGAAGCACCGTGCCTCGAAGGATGTAGAGCAACTGCCATGCGGTAGGACGGGGACGGACGATCATGGTGTGGCCAAAGGAGTGGCTTCAGCGGCGGCCATCCTGACACCGGTCGGGCGGCGACGTGGGGAATTACCGGCCCACGAGGGCCAGGAGCTGCGCGCCATAGCGCTCGACCAGCTTCGGCCCCACGCCCTGGATGGCCATGAGGGCCTCTCGGTCCTCGGGCCTCATGGCGGCGATGGCCCCGAGCACCCGGTCCGTGAGGATGCGGAAGGCGGGAACCCGCCGCTTGCGCGCCTCGGCCAACCGCCACGCCTTGAGCGCCTCCACCAGCGCCGGAGAAGGCTTCGGGGGTGGCATCGCCTGCCGCCCTCCTCCACCTCGCCTCACGCCAATGTCTTGCGTCTCTTCCCAGTCCTCCTCGGCCATGGGGGGCGCATCCATCCCCTCCCAATCCCGGACAACGGAAGCATTGCCTCCCGGCGGCTGCCGCGGGGCTGCTCGGCGCGCTTCTGGCGCCCCTCGCGGGGCCGCGCGGCGGGGTTTCGCCGGGCGCGCTCCGGCGGCCTTGCCCCGGGAGGTCCGGCGCTTCTTCGCGGATTTCGCCTCGAGCGGCATCGGCAGCATCACCAGGTTGGGTTCGATGACGCGCGTGCGCTGGCCCTCTGGGGTGAGCGTCAGCCGTTGGAACGAAATGCTCTG encodes the following:
- a CDS encoding bestrophin family protein gives rise to the protein MIVRPRPTAWQLLYILRGTVLPRVLPQVLGVSGLSCLAVWGPRNLGIHLPPSTAVPMSLLGLALSIFLGFRNNASYDRWWEARKHWGALIIELRSLARETVALLDDGAVPGVPVQGRQEARRLIHRGIAFAYAFAGYLRGHDDRENLARFLSPEEAGRVRASINPPDALLREMANELASLRRTGRLADIPWQTLSERVGALSAVLAACERIRFTPLPFAYTVLLHRTAYLFCLILPFGLAEMLGWLAPVLSAILAYTFFGLDALGDELENPFGQVPNGLPLLAIARTAERGLLEALGEPTPEPLQPQSYVLM